A window of the Fusarium poae strain DAOMC 252244 chromosome 3, whole genome shotgun sequence genome harbors these coding sequences:
- a CDS encoding hypothetical protein (SECRETED:SignalP(1-19)~TransMembrane:1 (n3-14c19/20o429-447i)): protein MRFLVHLLSLCVFSGLGLAAPSSLPASDLESRQLVSGLLKGVDGTLEAVVGGLLGTLRKAIDSGDRDKTLDILHVLQPTKKHKTVQDVSAALEDISKSKPKTIIDYSAQLIVNGLISGNTLDLFAYAKGLVSDQNGSNNKNRNPPKKVYPKVADCDAPYTTSEAKLRAAIHIPPTFTYGEKPPVILFPGTGSTGYTTFRGNFIPLLTDVEWADPVWVNVPVLLLEDVQVNAEYAAYALNYIASLTKREVSIIAWSQGNIDVQWALKYWPSTRKVTTDHVAISADYKGTILANIGGATGLINTPAVLQQEAGSAFINTLRSDDGDSGYIPTTSLYSSLFDEVVQPQEGTGASAYLLDARNVGVVNAEVQKVCAGKLAGSFYTHESMLANPLTFALAKDALTHQGPGKISRINLAEVCNRSLAPGLGLEDLLITENALVIAALSLVLYLPKQLEEPMIKQYAFEATGTC from the exons ATGCGATTCCTGGTGCATCTTCTCAGCCTCTGTGTTTTCTCAGGTCTTGGCCTGGCAGCCCCATCATCACTCCCTGCCTCAGATCTTGAGAGTCGCCAGCTCGTCAGTGGCCTTCTCAAAGGCGTTGATGGTACCCTAGAAGCGGTTGTTGGAGGCCTTCTTGGTACGCTTCGTAAGGCGATTGACAGCGGCGACAGAGATAAGACGCTGGATATCCTACATGTGCTTCAACCTACCAAGAAGCACAAGACTGTGCAAGATGTTTCTGCCGCTTTGGAGGACATTTCAAAGTCCAAGCCCAAGACCATCATCGATTACAGCGCGCAATTGATCGTGAATGGTCTTATTTCTGGAAACACGCTGGATCTCTTCGCTTATGCCAAGGGTCTTGTCTCGGATCAGAATGGAAGCAATAACAA GAACCGCAACCCTCCCAAGAAGGTCTACCCAAAGGTAGCAGACTGCGATGCTCCTTACACCACCTCTGAAGCCAAGCTCCGCGCCGCCATTCATATTCCTCCCACCTTTACCTACGGCGAAAAGCCTCCCGTCATTTTGTTTCCTGGCACTGGATCTACTGGTTATACCACGTTCCGTGGTAATTTTATTCCATTACTCACCGACGTCGAATGGGCAGACCCCGTTTGGGTAAACGTCCCTGTGCTgctgcttgaggatgttcaAGTCAATGCTGAGTATGCTGCATATGCACTCAACTACATCGCCTCCCTTACCAAGCGAGAAGTTTCTATCATTGCTTGGTCCCAAGGCAACATTGATGTCCAGTGGGCGCTCAAGTACTGGCCCTCCACACGCAAAGTAACGACCGACCATGTTGCCATCAGCGCTGACTACAAGGGCACAATCTTGGCCAATATTGGCGGTGCCACTGGTTTGATCAACACACCTGCAGtacttcaacaagaagccGGAAGCGCATTCATCAATACACTTCGCTCTGACGATGGTGACTCTGGCTACATCCCCACTACAAGTCTGTACTCTAGCCTTTTCGATGAGGTTGTTCAGCCTCAAGAAGGTACTGGCGCGTCAGCTTACCTACTCGATGCTCGTAATGTCGGCGTTGTCAACGCTGAGGTTCAAAAGGTTTGCGCTGGGAAATTGGCTGGTTCATTCTACACGCATGAGAGTATGCTCGCGAACCCTCTGACGTTTGCGCTTGCCAAGGATGCTCTTACTCACCAAGGACCTGGAAAAATATCTCGAATTAACCTTGCCGAAGTTTGCAATAGGTCTTTGGCACCTGGTCTTGGCCTAGAAGATTTGCTGATCACCGAGAATGCACTTGTCATCGCCGCTCTTTCACTGGTCTTGTATCTTCCTAAGCAGCTAGAGGAGCCAATGATCAAGCAATACGCGTTTGAGGCGACTGGTACATGCTag